Proteins from a genomic interval of Nocardia sp. BMG51109:
- a CDS encoding aldehyde dehydrogenase family protein has translation MSTTESTAVAGETTLTSVNPANGEVIATHPIADQQAVNAAVDRARGAATTWGALTYAERKKYLLRWASRLVAKSEELCDLIHAENGKPRDDAFLELLLTLEHIAWAAKNAEKVLKPRKVSPGALMSNFGAYLEQRPLGVIGVIGPWNYPIFTPNGSIAYALAAGNTVVYKPSEYSTSIGNFYTKAFAEANPELPDGVFVTVNGYGETGAALVRSDIDKIAFTGSAATGKKIMAAAADRLTPVLLECGGKDAVIVAADADIKAAADAVAYGATMNSGQTCAGVERVYVDASIRDEFVAEVKKILSDVHPGSDDKAAYGPMTMPSQIDIVRRHIEDALKNGGTAVLGGPESIKGPYIEPVVLVDVDENSAAVREETFGPTLTIRSVRSVDEAVALANDSTYSLGSTVFSRKHGLEIARRLEAGATSVNAVLGFAAISALPFGGGRDSGIGRIHGAPGMLEFTAAHSIAVQRFQIPGIALLSYARTESTMKLLRRVVPLLHGRNK, from the coding sequence ATGTCCACCACCGAGTCCACCGCCGTCGCCGGCGAGACCACGTTGACCTCGGTCAACCCGGCCAACGGCGAGGTCATCGCCACTCATCCGATCGCCGACCAGCAGGCGGTGAACGCGGCCGTCGACAGAGCCCGCGGCGCCGCGACGACCTGGGGCGCGCTGACCTACGCGGAGCGCAAGAAGTACCTGCTGCGCTGGGCCAGCCGTCTGGTCGCCAAGTCCGAAGAGCTCTGCGATCTCATCCACGCCGAGAACGGCAAGCCGCGCGACGACGCGTTCCTCGAGCTGCTGCTGACCCTCGAGCACATCGCCTGGGCGGCCAAGAACGCCGAGAAGGTCCTGAAGCCGAGGAAGGTCTCTCCCGGCGCGCTGATGTCGAACTTCGGCGCCTACCTCGAGCAGCGCCCGCTGGGTGTGATCGGCGTGATCGGCCCGTGGAACTACCCGATCTTCACGCCGAACGGCTCGATCGCCTACGCGCTGGCCGCCGGCAACACCGTGGTGTACAAGCCCAGCGAATATTCCACCAGTATCGGCAACTTCTACACCAAGGCGTTCGCCGAGGCGAATCCCGAACTGCCCGACGGGGTTTTCGTCACCGTCAACGGCTACGGCGAGACCGGCGCCGCGCTGGTGCGCTCCGATATCGACAAGATCGCGTTCACCGGTTCCGCCGCCACCGGCAAGAAGATCATGGCGGCCGCCGCCGACCGGCTGACCCCGGTGCTGCTGGAATGCGGCGGCAAGGATGCCGTGATCGTCGCCGCCGACGCCGACATCAAGGCCGCCGCCGACGCGGTCGCTTACGGCGCCACCATGAACAGCGGGCAGACCTGCGCCGGCGTCGAGCGGGTGTACGTAGACGCCTCGATCCGCGACGAGTTCGTGGCCGAGGTGAAGAAGATCCTGTCGGACGTGCACCCCGGCTCCGACGACAAGGCCGCCTACGGGCCGATGACCATGCCGAGCCAGATCGATATCGTGCGCCGCCACATCGAGGATGCGCTGAAGAACGGCGGCACGGCCGTGCTGGGCGGTCCCGAATCGATCAAGGGTCCCTACATCGAGCCGGTCGTCCTCGTGGACGTGGACGAGAATTCCGCGGCGGTGCGCGAGGAGACCTTCGGCCCGACGCTGACCATCCGCAGCGTGCGCAGCGTCGACGAGGCCGTCGCTCTGGCCAACGATTCCACCTACTCGCTGGGCTCGACGGTGTTCTCGCGCAAGCACGGGCTGGAGATCGCGCGCCGGCTCGAGGCCGGCGCCACGTCGGTCAACGCCGTGCTGGGCTTCGCGGCGATCTCCGCGCTGCCGTTCGGCGGCGGCCGCGACTCCGGCATCGGCCGCATCCACGGCGCGCCCGGCATGCTGGAGTTCACCGCCGCGCACTCGATCGCGGTGCAGCGCTTCCAGATTCCCGGCATAGCCCTGCTGAGCTACGCCCGCACCGAATCGACGATGAAGCTGCTGCGGCGGGTGGTCCCGCTGCTGCACGGGCGGAACAAGTAA
- a CDS encoding Uma2 family endonuclease gives MSGPHIERPDLPEYMSWEELERLPEEIADQIELWNGRVVWMRRGSGEHQMFIRRLTNALEQSTRKDMSTRPDHCWVANFETNIFFGATGKSDFATPDFLVHRCLGGPYRDIRSSDVLLVGEVLSPSNTPVDVEAKKGRYADAGIPWYWEVHLERDDSAIDMVRALALETRPGQLPDGVRPLHRANYLAVGEWTRADTGGIAIDHPFPIHIPWSELEF, from the coding sequence ATGTCCGGCCCGCACATCGAGCGGCCCGACCTCCCCGAGTACATGAGCTGGGAGGAACTGGAGCGGCTTCCCGAAGAGATCGCAGACCAGATCGAGCTGTGGAACGGGCGCGTGGTGTGGATGCGCCGGGGTAGCGGTGAGCATCAGATGTTCATCCGACGTCTGACCAACGCCCTCGAACAGTCGACACGTAAAGACATGTCGACTCGACCCGACCACTGCTGGGTCGCCAACTTCGAGACCAACATATTCTTCGGCGCCACTGGAAAATCCGATTTCGCCACGCCCGATTTTCTGGTGCACCGTTGTCTCGGTGGCCCCTACCGTGACATCCGCTCCAGCGATGTACTGCTCGTCGGTGAGGTGCTGTCGCCGTCCAACACACCGGTGGATGTCGAGGCGAAGAAGGGACGCTATGCGGACGCCGGGATCCCTTGGTACTGGGAGGTCCATCTGGAACGCGACGACAGCGCCATCGACATGGTGCGCGCCCTCGCGCTCGAAACCCGGCCCGGACAATTGCCCGACGGCGTTCGTCCACTGCACCGCGCCAACTATCTCGCCGTCGGCGAATGGACCCGCGCCGACACCGGCGGCATCGCGATCGACCACCCCTTCCCCATTCATATCCCCTGGTCAGAGCTGGAGTTCTGA
- the aroA gene encoding 3-phosphoshikimate 1-carboxyvinyltransferase, with protein sequence MSFWPAPHTDHAVHATVTLPGSKSITNRALILAALADRPSTITGALRSRDTNLMIAALRAMGTEITGDADVLTVTPAEGLHNATIDCGLAGTVMRFLPPVAALAHGNVAFFGDDQARLRPLATVLNAVRQLGVEIEGDSLPFVVHGTGSLRGGPVTIDASGSSQFVSGLLLSAARFDEGVTVRHEGAPLPSLPHIAMTVQMLEQAGVQVRAPSSPRAEQVWTVAPGPIHAVDWEVEPDLSNATPFLAAAAVTGGEMTIPHWPSLTTQAGDIIREILVRMGAETRRFDGQLTVRGPDQLAGIDIDLHDVGELTPTVAALAALADSPSRLRGIAHLRGHETDRLAALSTEINRLGGNVSETEDGLHIEPTALRGGEWHSYADHRMATAGAILGLRVPGIEIEDIGTTAKTLPNFVDLWDAMLSDGEVEAGTAAGAAS encoded by the coding sequence GTGAGTTTCTGGCCCGCGCCCCATACCGACCATGCCGTGCACGCGACCGTCACCCTGCCCGGGTCGAAGTCCATCACCAACCGGGCATTGATCCTGGCCGCGCTCGCCGACCGGCCCTCGACGATCACCGGCGCGCTGCGCAGCCGTGACACCAATCTGATGATCGCCGCCCTGCGGGCCATGGGTACCGAAATCACCGGCGACGCAGATGTTCTCACGGTCACGCCCGCGGAGGGCCTGCACAACGCCACGATCGACTGCGGCCTGGCCGGCACCGTCATGCGGTTCCTGCCGCCGGTGGCGGCGCTGGCCCACGGCAACGTGGCGTTCTTCGGCGACGACCAGGCCCGGTTGCGCCCGCTGGCCACCGTCCTGAACGCGGTGCGACAGCTCGGGGTCGAGATCGAGGGCGATTCGCTGCCGTTCGTGGTGCACGGCACCGGCTCGCTGCGCGGCGGCCCGGTGACCATCGACGCGTCCGGCTCCTCCCAGTTCGTCTCCGGTCTGCTGCTGTCGGCGGCCCGCTTCGACGAGGGCGTGACGGTCCGGCACGAGGGCGCGCCGCTCCCCTCGCTGCCGCACATCGCGATGACCGTGCAGATGCTGGAGCAGGCCGGCGTGCAGGTGCGGGCGCCGAGCAGCCCGCGCGCCGAGCAGGTCTGGACGGTGGCGCCCGGCCCGATCCACGCCGTGGACTGGGAGGTGGAGCCGGACCTGTCCAACGCCACCCCGTTCCTGGCCGCGGCCGCGGTGACCGGCGGCGAGATGACCATCCCGCACTGGCCGTCGCTGACCACCCAGGCCGGCGACATCATCCGGGAGATCCTGGTGCGCATGGGCGCCGAGACCCGCCGCTTCGACGGCCAGCTGACCGTCCGCGGCCCGGATCAGCTGGCGGGCATCGACATCGACCTGCACGACGTCGGCGAGCTCACCCCCACCGTCGCGGCGCTGGCGGCGCTGGCCGATTCGCCGTCGCGGCTGCGCGGCATCGCGCACCTGCGCGGCCACGAGACCGACCGGCTCGCGGCGCTGTCCACCGAGATCAACCGGCTCGGCGGCAACGTCTCCGAAACCGAGGACGGATTGCACATCGAGCCCACCGCGCTGCGGGGCGGGGAATGGCACTCCTACGCCGACCACCGCATGGCCACCGCCGGCGCCATCCTCGGGCTGCGCGTGCCGGGCATCGAAATCGAGGACATCGGCACCACCGCCAAGACGCTGCCGAATTTCGTGGACCTGTGGGACGCAATGCTTTCCGACGGCGAGGTGGAGGCCGGTACGGCGGCGGGAGCGGCGAGCTGA
- the rsgA gene encoding ribosome small subunit-dependent GTPase A yields MRRREYDESDVRVRPGRGSRPRTKTRPEHRDAEAAMVTAVDRGRWSCVLGGDPRRRIVAMRARELGRTPIVVGDQVDVVGDLSGKPDSLARIVRVTERRTVLRRTADDTDPFERVVVANAELLFVVVALADPPPRTGFVERAMAAAYAGGLEPVLCLTKRDLAAESEFASEFEDLGLTIVYGGRDDPLEPIESMLRDQLSCLLGHSGVGKSTLVNRLVPEAERAVGEVSGVGKGRHTSTQSVALPLPDGGWVIDTPGIRSFGLAHITPDDVIQAFDDLAEAIEDCPRGCTHLGPPADPECTLDELPGKQRRVAAIRRLLVALKSNDPWVLGNT; encoded by the coding sequence CTGAGACGCCGCGAGTACGACGAGTCCGATGTCCGGGTGCGCCCGGGCAGAGGCTCGCGTCCTCGCACCAAGACCCGGCCCGAGCACCGGGACGCGGAGGCGGCCATGGTCACCGCCGTCGACCGCGGGCGATGGAGCTGCGTGCTGGGCGGCGACCCGCGCCGGCGGATCGTCGCGATGCGGGCCCGCGAGCTGGGCCGCACCCCGATCGTCGTCGGCGATCAGGTGGACGTGGTGGGCGATCTGTCCGGCAAGCCGGACAGCCTGGCGCGGATCGTGCGGGTGACCGAACGGCGAACGGTGTTGCGGCGCACCGCCGATGACACCGACCCGTTCGAGCGGGTGGTGGTGGCCAATGCCGAGCTGCTGTTCGTCGTGGTCGCGCTGGCCGACCCGCCACCGCGCACCGGCTTCGTGGAGCGCGCCATGGCCGCGGCGTACGCCGGTGGGCTGGAACCGGTTCTGTGCCTGACCAAACGCGATCTGGCCGCCGAGTCCGAATTCGCTTCGGAATTCGAGGATCTGGGCCTGACCATCGTCTACGGCGGCCGCGACGACCCGCTGGAGCCGATCGAGTCGATGCTGCGCGACCAACTCAGCTGCCTGCTCGGCCACTCCGGTGTCGGCAAGTCGACGTTGGTGAATCGTCTTGTCCCGGAAGCGGAACGGGCCGTCGGCGAGGTCTCCGGGGTCGGCAAGGGCCGGCACACCTCCACCCAGTCGGTGGCGCTGCCGCTGCCCGACGGCGGCTGGGTCATCGATACCCCGGGAATCCGCTCGTTCGGTCTCGCGCACATCACTCCCGACGACGTCATCCAGGCCTTCGACGATCTCGCCGAGGCCATCGAGGACTGCCCCCGCGGCTGCACCCACCTGGGCCCGCCCGCCGACCCGGAGTGCACCCTCGACGAGCTGCCCGGCAAGCAGCGCCGCGTGGCCGCCATCCGCCGGCTGCTCGTCGCGCTGAAGTCCAACGACCCGTGGGTCCTCGGCAATACCTAG
- a CDS encoding helix-turn-helix domain-containing protein, translating to MPVVPVRIAGTTVDIAVPSGPGVTGISMAGFRGRADGLIDLRMVPYPALTVFIDFGDALLTDDAGGERRRGSVVVGMAPDSVFRGCGRDIDLLQLRLSPPVAHAALGACSELGGTVVALEDLWGRDAGRIRERLHAAGSWDERFTIAQAAIARRGASGRAVDPEVAFAWRRMAMSRGRIRVEHLAAEVGWSRKRLWSRFGSQIGLTPKRAATLIRFDHAAHRLAAGHSAALVATDCGFVDQSHLNRDVMAFAGMTPTAVACAPWLDVDDVAWPATNPGL from the coding sequence ATGCCTGTCGTACCGGTCCGCATCGCCGGGACCACGGTGGACATCGCGGTGCCGTCCGGGCCGGGCGTTACCGGGATCAGTATGGCGGGGTTCCGTGGCCGGGCGGATGGCCTCATCGATCTTCGGATGGTCCCGTACCCGGCACTCACGGTGTTCATCGATTTCGGCGACGCACTGCTCACCGACGACGCCGGCGGCGAACGAAGGCGCGGCAGCGTCGTCGTCGGCATGGCGCCGGACAGCGTTTTCCGAGGATGCGGGCGGGATATCGACCTTCTCCAGTTACGGCTGTCACCCCCGGTCGCGCACGCCGCGTTGGGCGCCTGTTCGGAGTTGGGCGGGACGGTGGTCGCCCTCGAGGATCTCTGGGGCCGCGACGCCGGGCGAATCCGGGAGCGACTGCACGCGGCCGGGTCGTGGGACGAGCGGTTCACGATCGCACAGGCGGCGATAGCTCGGCGAGGGGCGTCAGGCCGAGCGGTGGATCCGGAGGTCGCCTTCGCCTGGCGCCGAATGGCGATGAGCCGCGGACGGATTCGGGTCGAGCACCTGGCGGCCGAGGTGGGCTGGAGCCGTAAGCGGCTGTGGTCCCGGTTCGGGTCCCAGATCGGTCTCACGCCCAAACGCGCTGCGACGCTGATCCGATTCGACCACGCGGCGCACCGCCTCGCCGCGGGGCACAGCGCCGCCCTGGTGGCGACGGATTGTGGCTTTGTCGATCAGTCCCACCTGAACCGGGACGTCATGGCCTTCGCCGGGATGACGCCTACGGCCGTGGCCTGTGCGCCGTGGCTCGACGTCGACGATGTCGCGTGGCCGGCCACGAACCCCGGATTGTGA
- a CDS encoding alpha/beta hydrolase: protein MLTKGKAPLGTRLLKDTRDWEACTDDELIAARDKANRMASSRAARIITGRPDRGARIENTTIDLPGRRPMVRVHRPKDANRPLPLIVSFHGGGFVAGTAAQNDWLNSHLAARCPAVVVAVEYRLAPEHPLPQPIEDGYDTLVRLVDDAVGWGIDPAAVAVMGESAGGMIAALLALRARTDGPALHAQVLNYPSTDWTDTLTDYPSMTENADNPTLSLSRLQVSRRVSLPPDLDSRTVSPVKFDDLSDLPPALVITAALDPLADHGRRYAERLRQDGTEAHLTCYPNATHTFLSTPGVVPAARPARREVLTFLRGHLHPVPRKQPGHARHHG, encoded by the coding sequence ATGTTGACGAAGGGCAAGGCTCCACTGGGCACCCGCCTCCTGAAGGACACCCGGGACTGGGAGGCATGCACCGACGACGAGCTGATCGCCGCACGGGACAAGGCGAATCGCATGGCATCGTCGCGCGCCGCACGGATCATCACCGGCCGGCCGGACCGTGGCGCCCGCATCGAGAACACCACGATCGACCTTCCGGGCCGCCGCCCGATGGTGCGCGTGCACCGCCCGAAGGACGCGAATCGGCCACTGCCCCTGATCGTCTCGTTTCACGGTGGCGGTTTCGTCGCGGGCACCGCCGCCCAGAACGACTGGCTCAACAGCCATCTCGCGGCCCGCTGCCCGGCCGTGGTAGTAGCGGTCGAATACCGCCTCGCCCCGGAACATCCGCTGCCCCAACCGATCGAGGACGGCTACGACACGCTCGTCCGGCTGGTCGACGACGCCGTGGGGTGGGGCATCGACCCCGCCGCTGTCGCGGTCATGGGCGAGAGCGCCGGCGGCATGATCGCCGCGCTCCTGGCGCTGCGTGCCCGCACCGACGGCCCCGCCCTGCACGCCCAAGTCCTGAACTACCCGAGCACCGACTGGACCGACACCCTCACCGACTACCCGTCGATGACGGAGAACGCCGACAACCCCACACTTTCGCTGTCCCGGTTGCAGGTGTCCCGCAGGGTGAGCCTGCCGCCGGATCTCGACTCGCGCACCGTGTCCCCGGTGAAGTTCGACGATCTCTCCGATCTGCCACCGGCCCTGGTGATCACCGCCGCGCTGGATCCCTTGGCCGACCACGGACGCCGGTACGCCGAGCGCCTCCGCCAGGACGGCACCGAAGCCCACCTGACCTGCTACCCGAACGCCACCCACACCTTCCTCAGCACCCCCGGCGTGGTTCCGGCCGCCCGGCCGGCCCGCCGCGAGGTCCTCACCTTCCTGCGCGGTCATCTCCACCCGGTTCCCCGGAAGCAACCGGGCCATGCGAGACACCACGGGTGA
- the hydA gene encoding dihydropyrimidinase produces MNAPVVIRGGTVVEASWNGPADVLIRDGKIAALLKPGAAVPDPAIRTVDATDRLVLPGGVDPHCHVGFTSGEFTSLDSYAECTTAAVFGGTTTIVDFAIPRPGRRPLDAAVAQRAKAGEGLCDSALHGCVVEWDDTTADQLKTMADSGIRTIKMFTTYAGESMANAHTILRTMQATRDLGGMVIIHCESDAIIVDAQTRAAEAAGVDAAHMACTRPEIAETAAVAEILAIAESQNAPVYFVHQSTAEAVELVADARKRGLVAFTESVAHHLVLGDGAYTGEGPERFVCCPPLRSAEAVEALGEHLFTGHITTLGSDHCCYDLDQKQVHRHDVRHMPNGLPGVETRLPVIFSRYVHDRGLSASRFVQLSATNPARTNGLYPRKGSLMPGADADVAIWDPQARWTAGVGQLHQATDYTPYEGMALTGRPTTVLVGGHVVVDRGELVDDTPRGRHLEASPLDFREMATGCIPAG; encoded by the coding sequence ATGAACGCGCCGGTGGTGATTCGCGGCGGCACGGTGGTCGAGGCGTCGTGGAATGGCCCGGCGGATGTGCTGATACGAGACGGGAAGATAGCGGCTCTCCTGAAACCCGGTGCCGCCGTGCCGGATCCGGCCATTCGGACCGTCGATGCCACCGACCGGCTCGTGCTGCCCGGCGGGGTCGACCCGCACTGCCATGTGGGATTCACCTCCGGTGAGTTCACCTCGCTGGACTCCTACGCGGAGTGCACGACGGCGGCCGTCTTCGGCGGCACCACCACGATCGTCGACTTCGCGATTCCCCGTCCCGGCCGACGCCCGCTCGACGCGGCCGTCGCGCAGCGAGCCAAGGCCGGCGAGGGGCTGTGCGACTCCGCGCTGCACGGGTGCGTCGTCGAATGGGACGACACCACGGCAGATCAGCTGAAGACCATGGCGGACAGTGGTATTCGAACGATCAAGATGTTCACCACCTATGCGGGCGAGAGCATGGCCAACGCGCACACCATCCTGCGCACGATGCAGGCCACCCGCGATCTCGGCGGCATGGTGATCATCCACTGCGAGTCCGACGCCATCATCGTCGACGCGCAGACCCGGGCGGCGGAGGCGGCCGGCGTCGACGCCGCGCACATGGCATGCACACGGCCCGAGATCGCGGAGACCGCCGCGGTCGCGGAGATTCTGGCGATCGCCGAATCCCAGAATGCGCCGGTCTATTTCGTGCATCAGTCGACCGCGGAGGCGGTGGAACTGGTGGCCGACGCGCGCAAGCGCGGCCTGGTCGCATTCACGGAATCGGTGGCGCATCATCTCGTGCTCGGCGACGGTGCCTACACCGGCGAGGGGCCCGAGAGGTTCGTGTGCTGCCCGCCGCTGCGGTCCGCCGAGGCGGTCGAGGCGCTCGGCGAGCATCTGTTCACGGGGCACATCACCACCCTCGGATCCGATCACTGCTGCTACGACCTGGACCAGAAGCAGGTACATCGCCACGATGTGCGACATATGCCGAACGGCCTTCCGGGCGTGGAAACCCGGCTGCCCGTGATCTTCTCGCGGTACGTGCACGACCGCGGCCTGTCCGCCAGCCGGTTCGTGCAGCTGAGCGCCACCAATCCGGCCCGGACGAACGGCCTGTACCCGCGCAAAGGGTCGCTCATGCCCGGCGCCGACGCGGATGTCGCCATCTGGGACCCACAGGCCCGGTGGACGGCCGGCGTCGGCCAACTGCACCAGGCAACGGATTACACGCCCTACGAGGGCATGGCATTGACGGGCCGGCCCACCACCGTGCTCGTCGGCGGGCATGTGGTCGTCGACCGTGGCGAACTCGTCGATGACACCCCCCGAGGCCGGCATCTCGAGGCGAGCCCGCTCGACTTCCGGGAAATGGCGACCGGCTGCATTCCGGCGGGTTGA
- a CDS encoding gamma-glutamylcyclotransferase, producing the protein MTTVRMFVNGQALSGGSLNDALAGARLIGEVKTAPRYRFYTVRDEFPGLYPVASGGVSVPGEVYEVSYEVLREKLLPREPSELELTVIELDDGSGSLSMKMREESLGLPGVSDISDRGGWIAYGKAIA; encoded by the coding sequence ATGACTACCGTCCGCATGTTCGTCAACGGGCAGGCGCTGTCCGGTGGCAGTTTGAACGACGCGCTCGCGGGCGCCCGGCTGATCGGCGAGGTGAAGACCGCCCCGCGGTATCGCTTCTACACGGTCCGCGACGAGTTTCCGGGCCTGTATCCCGTTGCGTCCGGCGGTGTCTCGGTACCGGGCGAGGTGTACGAGGTGTCGTACGAGGTGCTGCGGGAGAAGCTGTTGCCGCGGGAGCCCTCGGAATTGGAGCTGACCGTCATCGAACTCGACGACGGTTCCGGCTCGCTATCGATGAAGATGCGCGAGGAGTCGCTGGGCCTGCCGGGAGTGTCGGATATCAGCGACCGCGGTGGCTGGATCGCGTACGGAAAGGCGATCGCATGA
- a CDS encoding FAD-binding oxidoreductase, producing MPRTTDVVVIGAGLVGAVTALRLAQAGRRVTILDRSAPNTQGSAATAGNLHIQTIHTRRPGQDVPVDVRRLVPFQKEASRLWDELAENVGPDLGLVRCGGFMVAETDAQVAALREKHGWEAAAGIASEVVDGETARRELPLLGRTVRAATWCGLDGYAEPHLAAPAVLSAAVAAGAELHPYTRVTGIERVADTWLVSSGFESWSAPSVVNAAGPWMAEVARLAGAEVNVRPAALQMHSTTAAPGTLPYLVQHVAEGISVKQDRRDRIVIGGGWPGGSFDPERPAPVNAASITGNLAQVSRLLPALAEHPIGAAWTGPVITTSDEMPIIGELDCAPGMFVAGGTYSFTFAPVWADVLGALVCGEEPALDVTEFGPGRLTAASRADRLQGEPL from the coding sequence ATGCCTAGAACGACCGATGTAGTCGTGATCGGGGCGGGGCTGGTCGGCGCGGTGACCGCGCTGCGCCTCGCGCAGGCCGGTCGGCGCGTGACGATCCTCGACCGATCCGCGCCCAATACCCAGGGTTCCGCCGCGACGGCCGGCAACCTGCACATCCAGACGATCCATACCCGCAGGCCCGGTCAGGACGTGCCCGTGGATGTGCGCAGGCTCGTCCCTTTCCAGAAGGAGGCGAGCCGGCTCTGGGACGAGCTGGCCGAGAATGTCGGTCCGGATCTCGGTCTGGTGCGGTGCGGCGGATTCATGGTCGCCGAAACCGACGCCCAGGTTGCCGCGCTGCGGGAAAAGCACGGGTGGGAAGCCGCGGCGGGCATCGCCTCGGAGGTCGTCGACGGCGAGACCGCACGACGCGAGCTGCCGCTGCTGGGCCGGACCGTGCGGGCGGCCACCTGGTGCGGACTGGACGGGTACGCCGAACCGCACCTGGCGGCACCCGCCGTGCTGTCGGCGGCGGTCGCCGCCGGTGCCGAACTGCATCCGTACACCCGAGTGACGGGTATCGAGCGCGTCGCCGACACCTGGCTCGTAAGTTCCGGATTCGAATCCTGGAGTGCGCCCAGCGTTGTCAACGCGGCGGGGCCGTGGATGGCCGAGGTCGCCCGCCTTGCCGGCGCCGAGGTGAACGTGCGCCCGGCAGCGCTGCAGATGCATTCGACCACCGCGGCGCCCGGAACGCTTCCGTATCTGGTACAGCATGTCGCGGAGGGTATTTCGGTCAAACAGGACCGGCGGGACCGAATCGTCATCGGCGGTGGTTGGCCGGGCGGGTCGTTCGACCCCGAGCGGCCGGCTCCGGTGAATGCCGCGAGTATCACCGGCAACCTGGCGCAGGTGTCGCGGCTGCTGCCCGCGCTGGCCGAGCACCCGATCGGGGCGGCGTGGACCGGCCCCGTGATCACGACATCGGACGAGATGCCGATCATCGGTGAATTGGACTGCGCACCAGGAATGTTCGTGGCGGGTGGTACGTACTCGTTCACCTTCGCGCCGGTCTGGGCCGACGTCCTCGGGGCGCTGGTGTGCGGGGAAGAGCCCGCTCTCGACGTCACAGAATTCGGGCCCGGCCGCCTCACCGCCGCTTCCCGCGCCGACCGACTCCAAGGAGAACCGCTATGA
- a CDS encoding dihydrodipicolinate synthase family protein, producing MNRHDVEWSGYWPAAPTPFAPDGALDESALAALMELYARHRVNGVLINGSTGEWFSQSPEERREVARIAVEAVAGRFPVVVGVTAYTPDEAVALARHAERIGADGVLATPPPYVHPSPDEIVAYYRDVSSATSLPFMVYNWPRGVAVDMGATPGLLRRLAELDRVVAIKDSTGNWLGMLDTVEQLSSEVRVFGSFLHRRGLAVLRNLGGDGNIDGGGVGAPFAVPYYRAALGGDRDAAAMWADRYQSLSGKLIRPDYSGVFASPIPQLKAVMSILGQPGGHVRPPLLPFGGDGAALERVVAESGIAEAAGAVDA from the coding sequence ATGAATCGACATGATGTTGAGTGGTCCGGCTACTGGCCGGCGGCTCCCACACCGTTCGCACCGGACGGCGCGCTCGACGAGTCCGCGCTGGCGGCGCTGATGGAGTTGTACGCCCGGCACCGTGTGAACGGGGTCCTGATCAACGGCAGCACCGGAGAATGGTTCAGCCAAAGTCCCGAGGAGCGCCGCGAGGTCGCGCGGATCGCCGTCGAGGCCGTGGCCGGGCGCTTCCCCGTGGTGGTCGGCGTCACCGCGTATACGCCGGACGAGGCCGTCGCCCTCGCCCGGCACGCCGAACGGATCGGCGCGGACGGCGTGCTGGCCACCCCGCCGCCGTACGTGCATCCGTCCCCGGACGAGATCGTGGCGTACTACCGGGACGTTTCCTCGGCGACGAGCCTTCCGTTCATGGTGTACAACTGGCCGCGCGGCGTCGCCGTAGACATGGGGGCCACGCCCGGGTTGTTGCGCCGGCTGGCCGAACTCGACCGAGTGGTGGCGATCAAGGACAGCACCGGGAACTGGCTCGGCATGCTCGACACGGTCGAACAGCTGTCGTCCGAGGTCCGAGTGTTCGGCAGCTTCCTGCACCGGCGCGGCCTGGCGGTGCTCCGGAACCTCGGCGGGGACGGCAATATCGACGGCGGCGGCGTCGGCGCGCCGTTCGCGGTCCCGTACTACCGGGCGGCGCTCGGCGGTGATCGGGACGCGGCGGCGATGTGGGCGGACCGGTATCAGTCGTTGTCGGGCAAGCTGATTCGCCCGGACTACAGCGGAGTCTTCGCGTCACCCATACCTCAGCTGAAGGCCGTCATGTCGATACTCGGCCAGCCCGGCGGGCACGTCCGGCCTCCGCTCCTGCCCTTCGGCGGCGACGGCGCCGCACTGGAACGCGTCGTCGCCGAGTCGGGGATCGCCGAGGCGGCCGGGGCCGTCGATGCCTAG